One stretch of Camelus bactrianus isolate YW-2024 breed Bactrian camel chromosome 21, ASM4877302v1, whole genome shotgun sequence DNA includes these proteins:
- the COX4I1 gene encoding cytochrome c oxidase subunit 4 isoform 1, mitochondrial, with amino-acid sequence MLATRVFSLIGRRAISTSVCVRAHGSVVKSEDYALPSYVDRRDYPLPDVAHVKTLSASQKALKEKEKASWSSLSIDEKVELYRLKFKESFAEMNRSTNEWKTVVGTAMLFIGFTGLVIIWEKCYVYGPIPRTFDEEWVAKQTQRMLDMKVNPVQGFSAKWDYDKNEWKK; translated from the exons ATGTTGGCTACCAGAGTATTCAGCCTAATTGGCAGGCGAGCAATTTCCACCTCGGTGTGTGTACGAGCACACG GAAGCGTTGTGAAGAGTGAAGACTATGCTCTCCCGAGTTACGTCGACCGGCGTGACTACCCCTTGCCCGACGTGGCCCACGTCAAGACCCTCTCTGCCAGCCAGAAGGCcttgaaggagaaggagaaggcctCCTGGAGCAGCCTCTCCATTGATGAGAAAGTTGAAC TGTATCGCCTTAAGTTCAAGGAGAGCTTCGCAGAAATGAACAGGAGCACCAACGAGTGGAAGACGGTTGTGGGCACAGCCATGCTTTTCATTGGCTTCACTGGCCTCGTTATCATCTGGGAGAAGTGCTACG TGTACGGCCCCATCCCGCGCACCTTTGACGAGGAGTGGGTGGCCAAGCAGACCCAGAGGATGCTGGACATGAAGGTCAACCCAGTCCAGGGCTTCTCGGCCAAGTGGGACTACGACAAGAACGAGTGGAAGAAGTAA